The following proteins are co-located in the Polystyrenella longa genome:
- a CDS encoding DUF6807 family protein, with protein sequence MKLYHLIIAISCILLPITILSAEETNPFRFEQSAGEIVIYLGDQALASYLYDDPITTRPYFAHVKTKQGTQVTRNHPPKADDPQDHGTYHPGIFLAFGDINGNDYWRLKAPVRHSRFIAAPDSASSGFTVENQYLDATATKTVCIETCHYQFLSQPSGYLILMKSEFTSPDDDFYFGDQEEMGLGVRMASPLREKDGNGRILNSNGKLTAKETWGQLASWVDYSGHIHDQQVGVMLMTDPGNIRPSWWHNRNYGLFAANLFGRKAMQQGAASKLPVKQGETFHLGYGVYIHEAEGLTETDLQSVYENYTKLAKE encoded by the coding sequence ATGAAACTATACCATTTGATAATAGCGATTTCTTGTATCTTACTTCCCATCACCATTTTGTCGGCAGAAGAAACAAATCCGTTTCGATTCGAACAGTCCGCAGGTGAGATTGTGATCTACCTGGGGGATCAAGCTCTTGCAAGTTATCTCTATGACGATCCCATCACGACGCGTCCCTATTTTGCACACGTCAAAACGAAACAAGGGACTCAGGTCACACGAAACCATCCACCGAAAGCGGACGATCCGCAGGACCACGGAACATACCACCCCGGAATATTTCTGGCCTTTGGGGATATCAATGGCAATGACTACTGGAGGCTGAAAGCTCCCGTACGGCATTCTCGATTTATTGCGGCACCGGATTCTGCTTCGTCAGGTTTTACAGTCGAAAACCAATATCTGGACGCGACAGCGACAAAGACAGTTTGTATTGAAACATGTCATTATCAGTTTTTGTCTCAACCCTCGGGATATTTGATCCTGATGAAGAGCGAGTTCACTTCACCTGACGATGACTTTTATTTCGGCGATCAGGAAGAAATGGGGCTTGGCGTAAGAATGGCGAGTCCGTTGCGAGAAAAAGATGGCAATGGTCGTATTCTTAACAGCAACGGCAAACTGACAGCCAAAGAGACATGGGGACAACTTGCAAGCTGGGTCGATTACTCCGGTCACATTCACGACCAGCAGGTCGGAGTCATGCTCATGACCGATCCGGGGAATATTCGCCCCTCGTGGTGGCACAACCGCAATTACGGACTATTCGCTGCAAACCTGTTTGGACGAAAAGCGATGCAGCAAGGTGCAGCCAGCAAACTGCCCGTTAAGCAGGGCGAGACATTTCACCTCGGGTACGGAGTCTACATTCACGAAGCAGAGGGATTAACCGAGACCGATTTGCAATCTGTTTACGAAAACTACACGAAACTCGCCAAAGAGTAA
- a CDS encoding DUF1592 domain-containing protein, with amino-acid sequence MSSGIRVDHLMGDLPENRLRLWMGIRKQIATDAMPPEEDDPLSAEEKETIINWIDQGLIAVRSRVKDKNGSVRRLTVAQYRNSLRDLLGMDDDFTDILPPDAISKDGFLNNADSMLLSPVLLEAYFDIAEKSLDAAIVDTTTPPAIQKFRMEFGEQINTEPYPDKLILGANSHLLPNTDFVVKETAPEKPFPYVHDLMTTEYRFIEGYEGNATVRGWREYDSIYHSVFACMRGDTGYPKGEAYDLVPEGLLLRPAIPSIEEFQVGSTYGPKANFKISLRELPDHGNFRVTVDAAKYDDGLLLERRVPEFPADATDALTVTNLNDSQTVLVPEAGVYQVDIHPTPNENKTRKRLDLSLGDRRFSGELAQPAFLLVRLDAGELNVKAKLADDIPLVRLQMTPIAEDTSLFREFKQFESRAPLLGVHIGLRRDCGSTLVPVNEPVSVNSTELQTFEFSGAIRNFPRPDVEKDNVNYLAGIKEIGVQSEYTDQRDRPRLKLHSVEFEGPYYEQWPPKSHENIFIASDHQDEPEIYASEIIHSFASRAFRRPVAEQEMSSTLQIWKEAYAETGDFNQAIKESLLVVLTSPQFLFLIENSTSPKPERLDEWELASKLSYFLWNSSPDAELLKLATTKRLEADLDQQIDRMMADPQFKQFLSEFTSQWLSLDKLDVVETNRKMYPNLTRQVKLYLRKEPQQFLAYLFQENLPVANLVRSDFIVVNDVIANYYGIESDSESGFEYRAILHNKNGLGGMLSQAGILAGLSDGKEANPIKRGAWLARKIVAEPPEDPPPNVPALDEDLTKLTLRQRLELHRNQKGCVQCHTGIDPWGFPFEEYDAGGLFKSEGDVDSETTLPDGTHVASMQEFKDYLADDRVDQVAFSVLKHLATYAVGRTLTYNEIEFLRENAVELKAYGYRMQDMLRFVVHSPLFLEK; translated from the coding sequence ATGTCTTCAGGCATTCGCGTTGATCACCTGATGGGGGACTTGCCGGAAAATCGCTTACGGCTCTGGATGGGAATTCGCAAACAGATCGCGACCGACGCCATGCCACCAGAGGAAGATGATCCTCTTTCCGCTGAAGAGAAAGAAACGATCATCAACTGGATCGATCAGGGACTGATTGCCGTTCGCTCAAGAGTGAAGGATAAAAATGGTTCCGTTCGTCGACTGACCGTGGCGCAGTACCGAAATTCTTTGCGCGACCTACTTGGTATGGATGACGATTTCACCGACATCCTTCCGCCGGACGCTATTTCCAAAGATGGATTCCTGAACAACGCCGATAGCATGTTACTTTCGCCCGTTCTACTTGAGGCCTACTTTGACATCGCCGAGAAATCACTGGATGCGGCTATCGTCGATACAACGACTCCCCCTGCAATTCAAAAGTTTCGAATGGAGTTCGGGGAGCAAATCAATACCGAACCTTACCCGGATAAACTAATTCTGGGGGCGAACAGTCACTTGTTGCCTAATACGGATTTTGTCGTCAAAGAAACTGCCCCGGAAAAACCATTCCCGTACGTACATGACCTGATGACGACGGAGTATCGTTTTATTGAAGGGTATGAAGGAAACGCGACTGTCCGTGGTTGGCGAGAATATGACAGCATCTATCACTCGGTGTTTGCCTGCATGCGAGGTGATACTGGGTATCCTAAAGGGGAGGCTTATGATCTCGTTCCGGAGGGGCTCTTATTGAGGCCCGCTATTCCAAGTATTGAAGAGTTTCAGGTTGGTTCTACCTACGGTCCCAAAGCGAATTTTAAAATATCATTACGCGAATTACCGGATCACGGAAACTTTCGCGTCACTGTCGATGCGGCGAAGTACGACGATGGTTTACTTCTCGAACGTCGGGTTCCTGAGTTCCCGGCTGATGCGACAGACGCCCTGACTGTCACCAATTTAAATGATTCACAAACAGTTCTTGTTCCTGAGGCAGGAGTCTACCAAGTTGATATCCATCCTACTCCGAATGAGAACAAAACCCGGAAACGGCTCGATCTCTCTTTGGGAGATCGTCGATTCAGCGGTGAGCTTGCCCAGCCCGCATTCCTACTCGTTCGTCTCGACGCTGGTGAATTGAACGTGAAGGCAAAACTGGCCGATGACATACCTTTGGTCCGGTTGCAGATGACGCCGATCGCCGAGGATACTTCGCTTTTCCGAGAATTCAAACAATTCGAAAGCAGAGCACCTCTCTTAGGCGTCCATATCGGTCTTCGTCGCGATTGCGGCAGTACCTTGGTTCCAGTTAATGAACCGGTTTCAGTGAATTCTACGGAATTACAGACATTCGAGTTTAGTGGAGCAATTCGTAACTTCCCTCGTCCTGATGTCGAGAAAGATAACGTCAATTATCTGGCAGGGATCAAAGAAATTGGGGTCCAAAGCGAGTACACAGATCAACGGGATCGCCCACGGTTGAAATTGCATTCAGTTGAGTTTGAAGGGCCGTATTATGAACAATGGCCACCTAAATCGCACGAGAATATCTTTATCGCTTCCGACCACCAGGATGAACCAGAAATCTACGCAAGTGAGATCATTCATTCGTTTGCCTCACGTGCCTTCCGACGTCCTGTGGCTGAACAGGAAATGTCGTCGACTTTACAAATCTGGAAAGAGGCTTACGCCGAAACTGGTGACTTTAATCAGGCAATCAAGGAGTCTCTGCTCGTTGTCCTAACCTCTCCTCAGTTTCTGTTTCTTATTGAAAACAGCACGTCCCCCAAACCAGAGCGGCTGGATGAATGGGAACTTGCATCGAAGCTGTCCTACTTCCTTTGGAATTCGTCGCCCGATGCAGAACTTCTAAAATTGGCCACTACGAAAAGACTCGAAGCGGATCTGGATCAACAGATTGACCGTATGATGGCTGATCCTCAGTTTAAACAGTTCCTGAGTGAATTCACTTCGCAGTGGCTGAGTCTGGATAAACTCGACGTTGTCGAAACTAATCGGAAAATGTATCCGAACCTGACTCGGCAGGTGAAATTATATCTTCGAAAAGAACCTCAGCAGTTTCTGGCTTATCTATTCCAAGAGAATCTGCCTGTTGCAAATCTGGTTCGGTCTGATTTCATCGTAGTAAATGATGTGATTGCAAACTATTACGGAATCGAATCTGATTCCGAAAGTGGTTTCGAGTATCGAGCTATCCTTCACAATAAAAACGGTTTGGGCGGGATGCTTTCACAAGCAGGAATTCTGGCCGGACTTTCGGACGGGAAAGAGGCGAACCCGATTAAACGGGGAGCGTGGTTGGCCCGTAAGATTGTTGCTGAACCCCCCGAAGATCCACCACCGAACGTTCCGGCACTTGATGAAGACCTGACCAAGCTGACTTTACGCCAACGCCTTGAGCTGCACCGCAACCAGAAAGGGTGTGTGCAATGTCATACGGGGATTGATCCCTGGGGCTTCCCGTTTGAAGAGTACGACGCGGGTGGTTTGTTTAAATCAGAGGGGGATGTCGATTCTGAAACAACGTTGCCCGATGGTACTCATGTCGCCAGTATGCAGGAATTTAAAGATTATCTGGCGGACGATCGTGTCGATCAGGTCGCCTTTAGCGTATTAAAGCACCTGGCGACCTACGCCGTCGGACGGACATTAACCTATAATGAGATTGAGTTCTTGCGAGAGAATGCAGTAGAATTGAAGGCATACGGATACCGCATGCAGGATATGCTCCGATTTGTGGTCCATTCTCCGCTCTTCCTCGAAAAATAG
- a CDS encoding Gfo/Idh/MocA family protein, which produces MFDKLSPRRDFLKQTGVGLTSLALGSLTSSLPSARAADANDRIRMAVIGCGGQGVGAHIRGLMDIKDEANVELVAVCDPDEERRQRGSENGGGATPVADIRRLLEDDSIDAVSIATPDHWHVPAALLAMQAGKHVYVEKPCSHNLREGRLLVEASLKHNRIVQHGTQMRSNGGFQEAVEMLHSGLIGDVMIARVWNIQKRSSIGHMKPSDPPQGLDYDMWVGPAPMVPYQENRSHYNWHWWHNFGTGDAGNDGVHEFDLARWGLGVNEHPTTIAALGGKYFFDDDQQFPDTMTATFEYPATDDRVAKQLVFEMRLWSTSYPYNVDSGIEFYGTKGKMFLSRRGKLEVWDGQNKNLQVDVSGPLQMHVPNNQKAFLAAIRGEAPATADAETAHLSASLCHLANISTRLGRNLSFDKTGETISNDEEANTLLGREYRENHWAIPPVS; this is translated from the coding sequence ATGTTCGACAAATTATCACCTCGACGCGACTTTCTCAAACAGACTGGGGTCGGCCTGACCAGCCTGGCTCTCGGTTCATTGACCAGCAGCCTTCCCTCAGCACGAGCCGCCGACGCCAATGATCGAATTCGAATGGCGGTCATCGGCTGCGGCGGTCAGGGAGTGGGAGCCCACATCCGCGGGCTGATGGACATCAAGGATGAAGCTAACGTCGAACTGGTGGCTGTCTGCGATCCAGATGAAGAACGTCGGCAACGCGGATCTGAAAATGGAGGCGGAGCGACTCCAGTAGCCGATATTCGCCGATTGCTGGAAGACGATTCGATCGATGCCGTCTCCATTGCTACTCCCGATCATTGGCATGTGCCCGCCGCCTTACTCGCGATGCAGGCGGGAAAGCATGTCTACGTGGAAAAACCTTGCTCACACAATCTGCGCGAAGGCAGGTTACTCGTCGAAGCAAGCCTGAAACATAACCGCATCGTACAGCATGGCACCCAAATGCGTAGTAACGGTGGGTTTCAGGAAGCGGTCGAGATGTTACACAGCGGGTTGATCGGCGATGTAATGATCGCCCGTGTCTGGAACATTCAGAAAAGAAGCTCCATCGGACACATGAAACCGAGCGATCCTCCGCAGGGACTCGACTATGATATGTGGGTCGGCCCGGCCCCGATGGTTCCTTATCAAGAAAATCGTAGTCATTACAATTGGCATTGGTGGCATAACTTCGGCACGGGCGACGCTGGCAACGACGGTGTTCATGAATTTGATCTGGCGCGATGGGGATTGGGAGTCAACGAACATCCCACAACCATCGCGGCTCTCGGTGGTAAATACTTCTTCGACGACGACCAGCAATTCCCCGACACGATGACGGCAACGTTCGAATATCCTGCAACCGACGACCGCGTCGCCAAACAGCTTGTATTCGAAATGCGACTCTGGTCAACCAGCTATCCTTACAATGTTGATAGTGGTATCGAGTTTTACGGCACCAAAGGAAAGATGTTCCTGTCGCGTCGCGGCAAGCTGGAAGTCTGGGACGGTCAAAACAAAAATCTGCAGGTCGACGTTTCTGGCCCACTTCAGATGCATGTCCCCAACAACCAGAAGGCTTTCCTGGCGGCGATTCGAGGCGAAGCCCCGGCGACGGCCGATGCAGAAACGGCCCATCTGTCGGCCAGTCTCTGTCACCTGGCCAATATCAGCACTCGCTTGGGACGGAATTTAAGTTTCGACAAAACAGGTGAAACCATCTCAAACGACGAGGAAGCGAACACTCTCCTTGGTCGTGAATATCGCGAAAACCATTGGGCGATTCCGCCCGTCAGCTAA
- a CDS encoding DUF1552 domain-containing protein, producing MPDSLKLNRRAVLKGIAGATLALPILEAMGSEVSQKNPRRFCAIYTANGMALPKEEHEIDEWHWFPQEVGQEFKFNKSTEPLSPFRNQLSFLGGMHHPNGTKADPHTCSDMWLTGAPLHNPKPGTYNSVALDQLIALHTKQHCRQPSLVLSIDAGTGFLSRTGTISYSVDGKPVPAENSPRRIFDRLFRGDTSSLEHEREKLNKRIKLVDAVLDTARSLNKQLGQSDREKMDQYLTSLNEVESRLIASEKWIDIPLKNQDYSHLNLDASPEGEPADYYQTMFDLIALAFDADITRSVTFMLNREDGMGISDTFPIKLGLASTHHQLSHAADKEGQLNFAKYDLFLSEQISHFLSQLQEYKDADGTVLDNSLVLFGSGASTTHNPRNLPTLLAGGANMGVKHGSHWRKEDTRLSNLYLSILHSMGIEKDSFGDSTGTFDQSVFTGV from the coding sequence ATGCCTGACAGCCTCAAACTCAATCGACGTGCCGTTCTCAAAGGAATCGCAGGCGCTACCTTGGCGTTACCCATTCTAGAAGCGATGGGAAGCGAAGTATCTCAAAAGAATCCCCGACGATTCTGCGCGATCTATACAGCCAATGGAATGGCCTTACCGAAAGAAGAGCATGAAATTGACGAGTGGCACTGGTTTCCTCAGGAGGTCGGGCAGGAATTCAAATTCAATAAATCAACAGAGCCATTAAGTCCGTTTCGAAATCAACTTAGTTTTCTAGGCGGCATGCATCATCCAAATGGGACCAAGGCCGATCCTCATACCTGTTCGGATATGTGGCTCACTGGGGCACCGCTGCATAATCCCAAACCGGGTACCTACAACTCGGTCGCGCTCGATCAGTTGATCGCGCTGCATACCAAGCAACATTGCCGGCAACCTTCTCTCGTTCTCTCTATTGATGCTGGGACCGGATTTCTATCACGAACAGGAACAATCTCTTACAGTGTCGATGGTAAACCTGTTCCTGCTGAAAACAGCCCTCGCCGTATCTTCGATCGACTGTTCCGCGGAGATACTTCTTCGTTAGAGCATGAACGCGAAAAACTCAACAAACGTATTAAACTGGTAGACGCTGTTCTCGATACAGCTCGTTCTCTGAATAAACAACTGGGGCAATCGGACCGCGAGAAAATGGATCAGTACCTGACTTCTCTAAACGAAGTCGAGTCGCGTTTAATTGCTTCTGAAAAATGGATCGATATCCCGCTTAAAAACCAGGACTACTCTCATCTGAATCTGGACGCCTCGCCCGAGGGAGAACCGGCCGACTATTACCAGACGATGTTCGACCTGATTGCACTCGCCTTTGATGCCGACATTACCCGTTCGGTGACCTTCATGTTGAACCGAGAAGATGGAATGGGAATCAGCGATACGTTCCCCATCAAGCTCGGACTCGCCAGCACCCACCACCAGCTTTCTCATGCTGCTGATAAAGAAGGGCAACTTAACTTTGCGAAGTACGACCTCTTCCTGAGTGAACAGATTAGCCATTTCCTGAGCCAATTGCAGGAATATAAAGACGCTGACGGAACCGTTCTCGATAACAGTCTTGTGCTGTTTGGTAGTGGGGCTAGCACGACTCACAACCCCCGCAACCTGCCGACCTTACTGGCGGGCGGAGCAAACATGGGTGTGAAGCACGGTTCTCACTGGCGGAAAGAAGATACACGCCTGTCGAACCTTTATCTCAGCATTCTGCATTCGATGGGAATTGAAAAAGATTCCTTTGGTGACAGCACGGGAACCTTTGATCAATCCGTCTTCACTGGTGTCTGA
- a CDS encoding bifunctional serine/threonine-protein kinase/ABC transporter substrate-binding protein has translation MSQDEHARVKEIFLKASELKGTKRKEFIEKACGNNDKLRDSVISLLENDNPETILTGLSESLVDSEKRKERLKSHDWVGQRLGNYEIERVIYAGGMGIVFEAVDTVIERRVAIKVLHEDLTKDESLRTRFVSEARAVGRLNHPHVLTIHEVGSNEGVDYLVMEYATGGSAADHLKNVGVYSPGEATRILEQACGGLSAAHKEGLIHRDIKPANLLFIEGDITKVSDFGVAKFTHGESLELTRQGQLVGTPCYMSPEQCEGKSVDERSDVYSLGATYFSLLVGRMPYEEENSFVSVMHAHCNAEPPDPREWSDRIPEPCAEIILKAMAKKPEDRYQTVEEMQHALVLLLSELTMPAGLSADTSFTLNPEIKMLPRRDIRKRIAGLAIGLLVLIGLVLFLIIRVETGPEDNQAIVPPVEQEPIRIGILHSLTGAMATSEEVIVDSYKLAIKEINDNGGVLGRKIEPIIRDGKSNDVVFAQQATELITEEGVCTIFGCCTSGSRKAVQEVVEENNHLLVYSVNTEGVEISPNIIYLGGDPNQTVLPFVKWAYAFEEKRTFFLVGSDYIFPHVVNDIVKDQLDSLGAELVGEEYLDFDAADVTNVLDKIEATQPDAIINTITGDSQMLFLRGLEKRKIETTQFATGIGEDVLRRVNYNPSIKNYSCTTYFQSLKNKENEIFVDDFQEMFGEFRVLISSMEAGYDGVYLWARAVEKSGSLDPIKIRDAMSGMEMQAPSGKVSIDPKTQYSVRNGFIGLANSYDQYEIVWRSPEPIEPDPYPAMRTKEEWQEYLDGLYQSWGNNWTAPEK, from the coding sequence ATGAGTCAGGACGAGCACGCCCGCGTGAAAGAAATCTTCCTTAAAGCGAGCGAGCTGAAAGGAACGAAGCGCAAAGAATTCATTGAGAAAGCATGTGGCAATAATGACAAGCTCCGCGATTCCGTAATCTCTCTGCTGGAGAACGATAACCCGGAAACGATACTCACAGGCCTTTCGGAGTCGCTGGTTGATTCTGAGAAGAGAAAAGAACGCTTGAAATCTCACGATTGGGTGGGTCAGCGTCTCGGAAACTATGAAATCGAGCGTGTGATCTACGCCGGTGGAATGGGAATTGTTTTCGAAGCCGTCGATACTGTGATCGAACGTCGAGTGGCGATCAAGGTCTTACATGAGGATCTGACGAAAGACGAATCGCTACGAACGAGGTTTGTATCAGAAGCGAGAGCAGTGGGACGTCTCAACCATCCTCATGTGCTGACAATCCATGAAGTGGGCTCGAATGAAGGCGTCGACTACCTGGTAATGGAATACGCCACTGGTGGATCGGCCGCAGATCATCTCAAAAATGTCGGAGTTTATTCCCCGGGTGAGGCGACACGCATTCTCGAACAAGCTTGCGGCGGCCTGTCAGCCGCACATAAAGAAGGTCTGATCCACCGGGACATTAAACCGGCTAACCTGCTGTTTATCGAGGGGGACATCACCAAAGTCTCTGACTTCGGTGTTGCCAAATTTACGCATGGCGAATCTCTGGAGCTGACTCGTCAGGGACAACTGGTTGGAACACCCTGCTACATGAGCCCGGAGCAATGTGAAGGGAAATCGGTTGATGAACGAAGCGATGTCTATTCACTCGGCGCAACCTATTTTAGTTTGCTGGTGGGTCGTATGCCGTATGAGGAGGAAAACAGCTTCGTCAGTGTGATGCACGCCCATTGCAACGCAGAACCTCCCGACCCTCGGGAATGGAGCGACCGCATTCCCGAGCCTTGTGCCGAGATCATCTTAAAGGCCATGGCGAAGAAACCTGAGGACCGATATCAGACGGTCGAAGAAATGCAGCATGCGTTAGTACTGCTCTTGTCTGAATTGACGATGCCTGCTGGATTATCAGCTGACACTAGCTTTACCTTAAACCCCGAAATCAAGATGCTACCGCGTCGCGACATTCGTAAAAGGATCGCGGGGTTGGCGATCGGTCTGCTGGTCTTGATTGGTCTAGTTCTGTTTTTGATCATCAGAGTCGAAACGGGACCGGAAGATAACCAGGCTATTGTGCCGCCCGTTGAGCAAGAACCCATACGGATTGGAATATTGCACTCCTTGACGGGGGCGATGGCTACCAGCGAAGAAGTCATTGTCGATTCGTATAAGTTAGCAATCAAAGAAATAAACGATAATGGTGGAGTGCTGGGGCGAAAAATTGAACCCATTATTCGCGACGGAAAGTCAAATGACGTTGTTTTCGCACAACAGGCGACTGAGCTAATAACAGAGGAGGGCGTTTGTACGATATTTGGCTGTTGCACATCCGGGAGCCGAAAGGCAGTTCAAGAAGTCGTTGAAGAAAACAACCACCTGCTCGTCTATTCGGTCAATACAGAGGGAGTAGAAATAAGTCCCAACATTATTTACCTGGGAGGCGACCCGAATCAAACGGTCCTCCCCTTCGTGAAGTGGGCTTATGCGTTTGAAGAGAAACGGACATTCTTTCTGGTTGGCTCCGATTATATTTTTCCGCATGTGGTGAATGACATCGTTAAAGATCAACTCGATAGTCTCGGAGCGGAACTGGTGGGGGAAGAGTATCTCGATTTCGACGCCGCCGATGTGACAAACGTGTTGGATAAGATTGAAGCAACCCAACCAGACGCCATAATCAATACGATTACGGGCGATTCGCAAATGCTGTTTCTGCGTGGTCTGGAGAAACGGAAAATTGAGACGACTCAGTTCGCAACGGGTATTGGTGAGGATGTGCTAAGAAGAGTCAATTATAATCCGAGTATCAAGAATTACTCCTGTACCACCTATTTTCAATCGCTTAAGAATAAAGAGAATGAAATCTTTGTTGATGACTTCCAGGAGATGTTCGGGGAATTCCGGGTACTGATTTCCTCAATGGAAGCTGGTTACGATGGCGTTTATCTATGGGCCAGGGCTGTAGAAAAATCAGGCTCTCTTGACCCAATCAAAATTCGTGACGCGATGTCAGGAATGGAAATGCAGGCTCCTTCGGGTAAAGTCAGCATTGATCCGAAAACTCAGTATTCAGTCCGAAACGGATTTATCGGGCTGGCGAATTCATACGATCAGTATGAAATTGTCTGGCGCTCCCCCGAACCGATTGAACCGGATCCTTATCCCGCTATGCGCACGAAAGAGGAGTGGCAGGAGTATCTGGACGGTTTATATCAAAGCTGGGGAAACAACTGGACTGCTCCAGAGAAGTGA